From the Synechococcus sp. KORDI-49 genome, the window GCAACCGCGCAGGCCGTTGATCGAGCGTTACACCCTGCCCGAAATGGGTGCCGTCTGGAGTGAGCAGGCGAAATTCCAGAGCTGGCTGGAGGTGGAGATCGCCGCCACCGAAGCCAACTGCCGCCTGGGCAGGGTGCCGCAGGAAGCCGTGGACACCATCAAGGCGAAGGCGAGCTTTTCGGTGGATCGCATCCTGGAGATCGAGGCGGAGGTGCGTCACGACGTGATCGCCTTCCTCACCAACGTGAACGAACACGTGGGCGATGCCGGCCGCCACATCCATGTGGGCATGACCAGCAGCGATGTGCTGGACACCGGGCTGGCCCTGCAGCTGAAGCGCTCCGTCGCCCTGCTGCGCACGGAGCTGGATGCCCTGGCCGCAGCCCTGCGCAACCTCGCTGGTGAGCACAAGACCACTGAGATGATCGGTCGCTCCCATGCCATCCACGGCGAACCGATCACCTTCGGATTCAAGGTGGCCGGCTGGCTGGCGGAGACCGAACGCAACCGCACACGTCTGGAACGACTGCAGCGCGATGTGGCCGTCGGCCAGGTGAGCGGCGCCATGGGCACCTACGCCAACACCGATCCCCAGGTGGAAGCGATCACCTGCGAGATCCTCGGCCTGACGCCCGACACGGCCAGCACCCAGGTGATCTCCCGCGATCGGCACGCCGACTATGTGCAGACCCTGGCCCTGGTGGGGGCTTCGCTGGAGCGCTTCTCCACCGAGATCCGCAATCTGCAGCGCACCGACGTTCTGGAGGTGGAGGAGAACTTCGCCAAGGGGCAGAAGGGCAGCTCCGCCATGCCCCACAAACGCAACCCGATCCGCAGTGAGCGCATCAGCGGTCTGGCCCGGGTGCTGCGCAGCTATGTGGTGGCGGCCCTGGAGAACGTGGCGCTCTGGCATGAGCGCGACATCAGCCACAGCTCCACCGAACGGATGATGCTGCCGGATGTCTCCGTCACCCTGCATTTCATGCTGCGGGAGATGACCGCCGTGGTGCAGGGGCTCGGGGTCTATCCGGAGAACATGCGCCGCAACATGAACATCTACGGCGGCGTGGTGTTCAGCCAGCGGGTGCTGCTGGCCCTCGTAGAGAGCGGCCTGAACCGCGAAGAGGCGTACCGGATCGTGCAGCGCAATGCCCACAACGCCTGGAACACCACCGGAGGAGACTTCCGGGCCAACCTGGAGGCAGACCCAGACGTGAGCGCAAGGCTGTCAGCCGATCAACTGGCGGACTGCTTCAGCACCGCCCTGCATCAGGCCAATCTGGAGGTGATCTGGCAGCGGCTGGGGCTCTGACTCAGAGCCCCAGCAGGCCGGTCATCGGCAGCCCTAGCAACCGGAAGATCGACGACACGTTCAGGATCGGATTGAGGGGTTGGAAGGCGTCCTCCAGCCCGTCGGTCACCTTGGCGAGCTGGTTGCGGTTCACCACCACCACATCGCCGTAACGCAGGGGCGGGTTGCTGGCACTGCTGAGCACGGAGGTGGGATCGAACTTGAGGCTTGTGACCTTCGGCTCGCCCTCGCCGTTCATGCGGATCAGGTCCACGGTGTTCTCGCTGCCGCGGCGGGTGATGCCACCGGCGGCCAGAACGGCGCCGGAGAGGGGCGCATTGGAGGGCACTTCGATCACTCCAGGACGTGCCACCTCGCCCACCACGTTCACTTGAATCGTCGCCGGAGCAAAATTGGAGGTCGCCGTGGTGATTAGATCGGCATTCTCCAGATCATCCGACTGAAGAATGCGGATGCTGTCGCCGTCGTAAATCAGCGGATTGGGAGCATGGCCGCCCTCCCGCAACACCGTCAGGTAGTCAAAGCGGTAGGTCTGGGCCTTGCCGCCGGGCCGTGGAGAAGGCCGCAGCACTTCAACGCTGGAGAGATCCGCCGAGGCACTCACGCCTCCCGCCTGCTGCACCACATCCACCAGAGTCGGCCAGCCGCGGCCCTCTACAAGCCCCTTCGAAGGCAGCGAGAACACTCCGGGTCGCGCCACCTGGCCAGTGACCGTCACCCGCACCGGACGGGCTTCCACCAGATCGAGATACACCAGCGGCCGCCGCAGGATCACGTCGTAGCCAGCGGTGATCTTGGCCTTGGCCTCCTCGAGCGTGAGGCCCCACACATCCACCGTGCCCAGACGCGGCAGGTTGATGGTGCCGTCGCTCAGCACCTCCACGGTGGCGGAGTAACCCTCCATCTTGAAGACCGACATCGACAGCCGATCCCCAGGCCCCAGTCGGTAGCGGAAGACCTCGCTGCTGGATGGAACCTGGATCGTGCGCCCCAGCGCGCTGCTGCTCAGCAGCGTGGCCTCCTCAGAGCGAACAGCCTCTGCACGAACAGCCTCTGCCGGAGCCAAAGCCGCGCAGGTGAGCAGCCCCATCAAGACCAGTTGGCGAAAACCAGTGGCAGAGCGCAGGTTGGAAGGCATGGATGAGGAGCGTTGAAGGACTGGGACGTGTCAAAGCGGCATTAATCTTCCCTCAACTTGAGACGGAATGGGACATCCATGACACTGCCTTCTCCGTCCATCTCCGATCCGGAGATCCACGAGGTGACCCTCTCGGCGGAGCTGATCGGTCGCGAACTGCTGCAGTCGCGTCTGTTCTCGATCGAAGGGCTGGAGCTGCATCTGCTTCCCGGGGAACGTTTCGCCCCGGTGGCTGACGCGGTGGGGCTGCTGCGGGAGGCCACCTACCGGCAACAGCTCTCCGGCTCCGGAGACCGGCGGGACCTCGACGGACGGGACAGCGCTTACGACCATCTGCTGCTGATCGAACCCGGCAGCGGTGCCCTGGCCGGTGCCGCGCGCCTGCAGTTCCTGCCCGGACAGTGCGGAACGTCGGACCTGCCGGACGGAAGCCAGTCCTATCTCGAGCACGTTTATCCCG encodes:
- the purB gene encoding adenylosuccinate lyase, whose protein sequence is MIERYTLPEMGAVWSEQAKFQSWLEVEIAATEANCRLGRVPQEAVDTIKAKASFSVDRILEIEAEVRHDVIAFLTNVNEHVGDAGRHIHVGMTSSDVLDTGLALQLKRSVALLRTELDALAAALRNLAGEHKTTEMIGRSHAIHGEPITFGFKVAGWLAETERNRTRLERLQRDVAVGQVSGAMGTYANTDPQVEAITCEILGLTPDTASTQVISRDRHADYVQTLALVGASLERFSTEIRNLQRTDVLEVEENFAKGQKGSSAMPHKRNPIRSERISGLARVLRSYVVAALENVALWHERDISHSSTERMMLPDVSVTLHFMLREMTAVVQGLGVYPENMRRNMNIYGGVVFSQRVLLALVESGLNREEAYRIVQRNAHNAWNTTGGDFRANLEADPDVSARLSADQLADCFSTALHQANLEVIWQRLGL
- a CDS encoding SLBB domain-containing protein, producing MPSNLRSATGFRQLVLMGLLTCAALAPAEAVRAEAVRSEEATLLSSSALGRTIQVPSSSEVFRYRLGPGDRLSMSVFKMEGYSATVEVLSDGTINLPRLGTVDVWGLTLEEAKAKITAGYDVILRRPLVYLDLVEARPVRVTVTGQVARPGVFSLPSKGLVEGRGWPTLVDVVQQAGGVSASADLSSVEVLRPSPRPGGKAQTYRFDYLTVLREGGHAPNPLIYDGDSIRILQSDDLENADLITTATSNFAPATIQVNVVGEVARPGVIEVPSNAPLSGAVLAAGGITRRGSENTVDLIRMNGEGEPKVTSLKFDPTSVLSSASNPPLRYGDVVVVNRNQLAKVTDGLEDAFQPLNPILNVSSIFRLLGLPMTGLLGL